Proteins from a genomic interval of Rosa chinensis cultivar Old Blush chromosome 2, RchiOBHm-V2, whole genome shotgun sequence:
- the LOC112184217 gene encoding shaggy-related protein kinase kappa-like yields the protein MAKRQHSMKLDSEPDIIDGVVVETGHVIRTTIGSRGGQSRQTVSYISEHVVGTGSFGVVFQAKCRETGEIVAIKKVLQDKRYKNRELQIMQILDHLNIVSLKHCFFSTTDKEEVYLNLVLKFVPETVYGIARNYSRINQRMTLVYVKLYTY from the exons ATGGCGAAACGACAGCATTCA ATGAAATTG GATAGTGAACCTGATATAATTGATGGTGTGGTTGTTGAAACAGGACATGTAATACGCACAACTATTGGCAGTCGAGGTGGTCAATCTAGACAG ACAGTGAGTTATATTTCAGAACATGTGGTTGGAACTGGCTCTTTTGGGGTTGTTTTCCAG GCGAAATGTAGAGAAACTGGAGAGATTGTTGCTATTAAGAAGGTTCTCCAAGACAAGCGTTACAAGAACCGGGAGTTACAgattatgcaaattttggatCATCTAAACAttgtttccctaaaacattGCTTCTTTTCAACTACAGATAAAGAAGAGGTTTACTTGAATCTCGTACTTAAATTTGTTCCTGAAACTGTTTACGGTATCGCAAGGAACTATAGCAGGATCAACCAGCGGATGACTTTAGTATATGTTAAACTTTATACCTACTAG